The following coding sequences are from one Devosia neptuniae window:
- the argB gene encoding acetylglutamate kinase, whose translation MTQDTPSTDRFSHDAGILAQALPYMQRYEGKTVVVKYGGHAMGDAQLGQAFARDIALLKQSKVNPIVVHGGGPQIASMLKNLGIESKFEGGLRVTDARTMEIVEMVLAGSINKEIVALINAEGEWAIGLCGKDGNMVFAKKAEKKVRDPGSNIERALDLGFVGEPVEVDRTLLDLLARSEMIPVIAPVAPGRDGNTYNINADTFAGAIAGSLGAKRLLFLTDVPGVLDKDGKLIPELSVREAKELIADGTISGGMIPKVETCLEALDNGVEGVVILNGKMPHVVLVELFTEFGAGTLIVR comes from the coding sequence ATGACACAGGATACGCCTTCCACCGACCGGTTCTCCCACGATGCTGGCATTCTTGCGCAGGCGCTGCCCTATATGCAGCGCTATGAGGGCAAGACGGTCGTCGTGAAATATGGCGGCCATGCCATGGGCGATGCCCAGCTGGGCCAGGCCTTTGCCCGCGACATCGCCCTGCTTAAGCAGTCCAAGGTCAATCCCATCGTGGTGCATGGCGGGGGGCCGCAGATTGCCTCCATGCTGAAAAACCTGGGCATCGAATCCAAATTCGAGGGCGGGCTGCGGGTCACCGATGCGCGGACCATGGAAATCGTCGAAATGGTGCTGGCCGGCTCGATCAACAAAGAGATCGTGGCGCTGATCAATGCCGAAGGCGAATGGGCGATTGGCCTCTGCGGTAAAGACGGCAATATGGTGTTTGCCAAAAAGGCCGAGAAGAAGGTTAGAGATCCCGGCTCCAATATCGAACGTGCGCTCGATCTGGGTTTTGTGGGCGAGCCCGTCGAAGTCGATCGTACCCTGCTCGACCTCTTGGCCCGTTCCGAGATGATCCCGGTGATTGCGCCGGTGGCACCGGGCCGCGACGGCAATACCTATAATATCAATGCCGATACCTTTGCTGGCGCCATTGCCGGTTCGCTCGGCGCCAAGCGCCTGCTGTTTCTGACCGACGTGCCCGGCGTGCTCGACAAGGATGGCAAGCTGATCCCCGAGCTCTCGGTGCGCGAGGCCAAGGAGCTGATCGCCGATGGCACGATTTCGGGCGGCATGATCCCCAAGGTCGAAACGTGCCTCGAAGCGCTCGACAATGGCGTGGAGGGTGTCGTGATCCTCAACGGCAAGATGCCCCATGTGGTGCTGGTCGAGCTGTTCACCGAGTTCGGCGCCGGCACGCTGATCGTGCGCTAA
- a CDS encoding anti-sigma factor: MSTSDDMDGGDGGRNALVAEYVLGLLSPSEHDRVHRLIENDQALRAERDFWVSRFSALNEGYEDVPAPARLWAGIEARAFGDTRAPAKSGFWESLLVWRGIAAGALAIAVAAIGFNLLQPRPDVSSLTTQLVAALEEEGSNVKFVALYDGTGQVRLTALSGDAVPEKDFELWAIQGGNNPVSMGVIPANQRSTVSIAPEVMAGWGAGSVLAITLEPKGGSPSGAPTGPIVAKGAVQQI; this comes from the coding sequence ATGAGCACGAGCGATGACATGGATGGGGGCGATGGCGGGCGCAATGCCCTGGTCGCCGAATACGTGCTCGGCCTGCTCTCGCCATCCGAGCATGACCGCGTGCATCGGCTGATCGAGAACGATCAGGCCCTGCGCGCCGAACGCGATTTCTGGGTATCCCGTTTTTCCGCCCTCAATGAGGGCTATGAGGACGTCCCCGCGCCCGCCCGGCTCTGGGCCGGCATCGAGGCACGCGCCTTTGGCGATACCAGGGCTCCCGCCAAATCTGGTTTCTGGGAAAGCCTGCTGGTCTGGCGCGGCATTGCCGCTGGCGCCTTGGCCATCGCAGTGGCCGCTATCGGCTTCAACCTGCTGCAGCCCCGCCCGGATGTCTCGAGTCTGACCACCCAATTGGTCGCCGCGCTCGAGGAAGAGGGCAGCAATGTCAAATTCGTCGCATTGTATGACGGCACCGGCCAGGTCCGGCTGACCGCGCTCTCGGGCGATGCCGTGCCGGAAAAGGATTTCGAACTCTGGGCCATTCAGGGCGGCAATAATCCCGTCTCCATGGGCGTCATTCCGGCCAATCAGCGCAGCACCGTCTCGATTGCCCCCGAAGTCATGGCGGGCTGGGGTGCCGGCTCCGTGCTGGCCATTACGCTCGAACCCAAGGGCGGCTCGCCCAGCGGTGCGCCAACCGGCCCGATCGTCGCCAAGGGCGCCGTGCAGCAGATTTAG
- the yihA gene encoding ribosome biogenesis GTP-binding protein YihA/YsxC, which produces MSEIDYSPDMIERGRLMFARPFLFTKGCVRIADLPPMDRVEIAFAGRSNVGKSSLINALVGMSGLARTSNTPGRTQELNIFESQSENLRIVDMPGYGYAKAPEDKVRAWTKLIHQYLTGRATLRRVYVLVDGRHGPKDNDLTVMNELDGAAVSYQVVLTKADKPLKPELDKVIAATKAAIAKRPAAHPQVILTSSVKGDGLRELRTEIAMLLES; this is translated from the coding sequence ATGAGCGAAATCGACTATTCGCCCGATATGATCGAACGCGGCCGGCTGATGTTCGCGCGGCCGTTCCTGTTCACCAAGGGCTGCGTGCGCATTGCCGACCTGCCCCCGATGGACCGGGTCGAGATCGCCTTTGCCGGCCGCTCCAATGTGGGCAAGTCGAGCCTGATCAATGCGCTGGTCGGCATGTCGGGCCTCGCCCGCACATCCAACACGCCCGGTCGCACCCAGGAGCTCAATATCTTTGAGAGCCAGAGCGAAAACCTGCGCATCGTCGACATGCCCGGCTATGGCTATGCCAAGGCCCCCGAAGACAAGGTGCGGGCCTGGACCAAGCTGATTCACCAATATCTCACCGGCCGGGCCACGCTGCGCCGGGTCTATGTGCTGGTCGATGGCCGCCATGGTCCCAAGGACAATGACCTGACGGTGATGAACGAGTTGGACGGTGCCGCCGTCAGCTATCAGGTGGTGCTCACCAAGGCCGACAAGCCGCTCAAGCCGGAGCTGGACAAGGTCATTGCCGCGACCAAAGCCGCTATCGCCAAGCGCCCCGCCGCGCATCCGCAGGTCATCCTCACCTCGAGCGTCAAGGGCGACGGTTTGCGCGAGCTGCGGACTGAAATTGCGATGCTGCTGGAGAGCTAA
- a CDS encoding DHA2 family efflux MFS transporter permease subunit, translated as MSSPAQHPAHAAPDPRRWLALFILLIANFMNLIDVTIVNVALPSMREGLGATDSQIEWVIAAYVLAFALGLLPFGRLGDIVGRTHMFLWGVAGFTAASALCGLSPNIEFLIIARVIQGLAGAMMTPQVLAIATVTFPPHERGQAFSLFGLSAGLAAVCGPILGGVLISAQLFGMDWQPIFLVNIPVGIAAVIAGYFLIPRLPGHSALKNDFVGIVLFGLGLVCVVFPIIEGRAYGWPLWAFAMIASGFVLLVAFVLWTRARAKAGLPQLLNFDLIANRDFMFGAFVITVFASGIPGMFMVISIFLQSGFGFTPLESGLTNTPFSVGVLIASLIAGRFGSHYLRGRLAASGALLAGGIGALHFIIAGSGDSINHWSFLPPLLLAGIGLGLGFSSLFQLVLRNVPHRDAGAGSGALQAFQQVGGALGVALVGEMFFGSLATGFAAGNAPHAVFTDAASFALWYQVASFLLVLLLVPFFKSGGGQGHGQGAPARHVPIEA; from the coding sequence ATGTCTTCTCCCGCCCAACATCCAGCCCATGCCGCGCCCGATCCGCGCCGCTGGCTAGCCCTGTTCATTCTGCTCATCGCCAATTTCATGAACCTGATCGATGTGACGATCGTCAATGTCGCTCTGCCCTCGATGCGCGAGGGGCTGGGCGCCACCGATAGCCAGATCGAATGGGTTATCGCCGCCTATGTGCTCGCCTTCGCGCTGGGGCTGCTGCCCTTTGGCCGGCTCGGCGACATTGTGGGCCGCACCCATATGTTCCTCTGGGGCGTTGCCGGCTTCACCGCCGCGTCCGCCCTCTGCGGGCTCTCGCCCAATATCGAATTTCTCATCATTGCCCGGGTGATCCAGGGCCTGGCCGGCGCCATGATGACGCCGCAGGTGCTGGCCATCGCCACCGTCACCTTCCCCCCGCATGAACGCGGCCAGGCCTTCTCGCTGTTCGGCCTGTCGGCCGGGCTTGCCGCGGTGTGCGGTCCCATTCTGGGCGGTGTGCTGATTTCGGCGCAGCTCTTCGGCATGGATTGGCAGCCGATTTTCCTCGTCAATATCCCAGTCGGCATCGCCGCCGTCATTGCCGGCTATTTCCTGATTCCGCGCCTGCCCGGCCATTCTGCGCTCAAGAACGACTTCGTGGGCATCGTGCTGTTCGGCCTGGGCCTGGTCTGCGTCGTCTTCCCGATCATCGAAGGCCGCGCCTATGGCTGGCCGCTCTGGGCTTTCGCCATGATCGCCTCCGGCTTCGTGCTGCTGGTGGCTTTCGTGCTGTGGACCCGCGCCCGTGCCAAGGCCGGCCTGCCGCAATTGCTCAATTTCGATCTCATCGCCAACCGCGATTTCATGTTCGGCGCCTTCGTCATCACCGTCTTTGCCTCGGGCATTCCGGGCATGTTCATGGTGATCTCGATCTTCCTGCAGTCGGGCTTCGGCTTCACCCCGCTCGAATCGGGTCTGACCAACACGCCCTTCTCGGTCGGCGTATTGATTGCTTCCCTGATCGCCGGCCGCTTCGGCTCGCATTATCTGCGTGGCCGGCTGGCGGCCTCGGGGGCCTTGCTGGCTGGTGGCATTGGCGCATTGCACTTCATCATTGCCGGGTCGGGCGACAGTATCAATCACTGGAGCTTCCTGCCGCCACTCTTGCTGGCCGGTATCGGGCTGGGCCTGGGCTTCTCCTCGCTGTTCCAACTGGTGTTGCGCAATGTGCCCCATCGCGATGCGGGCGCCGGCTCGGGTGCGCTGCAGGCATTCCAGCAGGTGGGCGGTGCGCTGGGCGTGGCCTTGGTCGGCGAAATGTTCTTTGGCTCGCTCGCCACCGGCTTTGCCGCCGGCAATGCCCCCCACGCGGTCTTTACCGACGCCGCCAGCTTTGCCCTCTGGTATCAGGTGGCCAGTTTTCTGCTGGTCCTGTTGCTGGTGCCCTTCTTCAAAAGCGGCGGCGGGCAGGGCCATGGCCAGGGTGCTCCCGCCCGGCATGTCCCGATCGAGGCGTAA
- the msrB gene encoding peptide-methionine (R)-S-oxide reductase MsrB, with protein MAVDRRNLLLGGGAIAALSAIALFRPMGTSMAAEADFPFKLSDEEWKARLSPEAYDVLRHEGTERPFTSPLNDEHRAGTFSCAGCDQALFASETKFDSGTGWPSFYTFITGAIGSVTDSSFGMSRTAVFCSNCGGHQGHVFNDGPAPTGLRYCINGVALKFTPKAA; from the coding sequence ATGGCCGTCGATCGTCGCAATCTCCTGCTCGGCGGCGGCGCTATCGCCGCTCTCTCTGCCATCGCGCTGTTCCGCCCCATGGGCACGTCCATGGCCGCCGAGGCCGATTTCCCCTTCAAGCTCAGCGATGAAGAATGGAAAGCCAGGCTCTCTCCCGAAGCCTATGACGTGCTGCGCCACGAAGGCACCGAGCGCCCCTTTACTTCCCCCCTCAATGACGAGCACCGCGCCGGCACCTTCTCCTGCGCGGGATGCGACCAGGCCCTCTTCGCCTCGGAAACCAAATTCGACAGCGGCACTGGCTGGCCCAGCTTTTACACCTTCATCACCGGCGCCATCGGCTCGGTCACCGACAGCAGCTTCGGCATGAGCCGCACCGCGGTGTTCTGCTCCAATTGCGGCGGCCACCAGGGCCACGTCTTCAACGACGGCCCGGCCCCCACCGGCCTGCGCTATTGCATCAACGGCGTCGCGCTGAAGTTTACGCCCAAGGCGGCGTGA
- a CDS encoding fasciclin domain-containing protein: MKLSLRALSLAAIMSVSAIAGSAAFAQDNPMVGGAPMLATKNIIENAVNSKDHTTLVAAVKAAGLVETLSGPGPFTVLAPTNEAFDALPAGTVETLLKPENKDMLTKILTCHVIPAKALSTDIISMVEADGGKHVVDTVGGCKLTLEAKDGKVTVTDENGTVANVTIADVIQSNGVIHVIDKVLTPKS; this comes from the coding sequence ATGAAACTCTCTCTGCGCGCTCTTTCGCTTGCCGCCATCATGTCCGTCAGCGCTATCGCCGGCTCCGCCGCTTTCGCCCAGGACAATCCGATGGTTGGCGGCGCACCCATGCTGGCGACCAAGAACATCATCGAAAATGCGGTGAATTCCAAGGATCACACCACCCTGGTTGCCGCCGTCAAGGCAGCGGGCCTGGTTGAGACCCTCTCCGGCCCCGGCCCCTTCACCGTGCTGGCACCGACCAATGAAGCCTTCGATGCCCTGCCTGCCGGCACCGTCGAGACGCTGTTGAAGCCGGAAAACAAGGACATGCTGACCAAGATCCTGACCTGTCACGTGATCCCGGCCAAGGCGCTCTCCACCGATATCATCTCGATGGTCGAGGCCGATGGCGGCAAGCATGTGGTTGATACGGTCGGCGGCTGCAAGCTGACGCTCGAAGCCAAGGATGGCAAGGTCACCGTGACCGACGAAAACGGCACCGTGGCCAATGTCACAATTGCCGACGTGATCCAGTCCAATGGCGTGATCCACGTCATCGACAAGGTTCTGACCCCCAAGTCGTAA
- the yidC gene encoding membrane protein insertase YidC yields MTDNRNIILAIVLSMVVLFGWQFFVAKPQLDRAQQAQELAAQQAQQDAALATPTTTSDGAVVPAATGAPTYTDRATAIAATQRIQINTADLEGSINLTGARLDDLELKLYRETVDPESPIITLLTPAGVAHAYYIEEGWIPANSANVAVPDNNSVWTLDGANSTLTEATPVTLKFDNGAGLIFRRTFAVDAHYLFTVTQSVENTGAGDVALFPYARVVRHDTPKVQNFFIQHEGPTGVLGSNNLVTRKYSDMQKDQMIDLPATSGWLGFTDKYWATAVLAKPGAPLNARFSWSNPTGTRDVYQSSYVETTPVVVAAGATVTNESYIFAGAKEEAVLSTYQQQYGFDRIDLMIDWGWFHFLTWPMFKLLTFLNGIIGNFGLAILAVTIIIKAIFFPLASRSYASMAAMRRVQPEMKSIQERFKEDRPAQQQAMMELYRKEKINPLSGCWPILIQIPVFFSLYTVIFISLEMRHAPFFGWIQDLAAPDPTNIFTLFGLIPWDPTMAPFVGSFLHLGVWPVIMGITMWVQMKLNPPPPDPTQAMIFNWMPVIFTFMLGTFPAGLVIYWAWNNTLSVTQQWFIMKRHGAEVNLFGNIIDSFKRKPKPAETTKS; encoded by the coding sequence ATGACTGACAATCGCAACATAATCCTGGCCATCGTGCTCAGCATGGTCGTGCTGTTCGGCTGGCAATTCTTCGTTGCCAAGCCGCAACTGGACCGCGCCCAGCAGGCCCAGGAACTGGCCGCCCAGCAAGCCCAGCAGGATGCTGCCCTCGCCACCCCGACTACGACTTCGGATGGTGCCGTGGTGCCGGCCGCCACGGGCGCACCGACCTATACCGATCGCGCCACGGCCATTGCCGCCACCCAGCGCATCCAGATCAACACGGCCGACCTCGAAGGCTCGATCAACCTGACCGGCGCGCGGCTCGACGATCTCGAGCTCAAGCTCTATCGCGAGACGGTTGATCCGGAATCCCCGATCATTACGCTGCTGACCCCGGCTGGCGTGGCGCATGCCTATTATATCGAAGAGGGCTGGATTCCGGCCAATTCGGCCAATGTTGCGGTACCGGACAATAATTCGGTGTGGACGCTCGATGGCGCCAATAGCACGCTGACCGAAGCCACTCCGGTTACCCTCAAATTCGACAATGGTGCGGGTCTGATCTTCCGCCGCACCTTTGCTGTCGATGCCCATTACCTCTTCACCGTCACCCAGAGCGTGGAAAATACCGGCGCGGGTGACGTGGCCCTGTTCCCCTATGCCCGCGTTGTCCGCCACGACACGCCCAAGGTGCAGAATTTCTTCATCCAGCATGAAGGCCCCACCGGCGTGCTGGGCTCCAACAATCTGGTCACCCGCAAATATTCCGACATGCAGAAAGATCAGATGATCGATCTGCCGGCGACGTCGGGCTGGCTCGGTTTCACCGACAAATATTGGGCCACGGCCGTTCTGGCCAAGCCCGGAGCGCCGCTCAATGCGCGCTTCTCCTGGTCCAACCCGACCGGCACGCGCGACGTGTACCAATCGAGCTATGTCGAGACAACGCCGGTTGTCGTTGCCGCCGGCGCGACCGTGACCAATGAGAGCTACATCTTCGCCGGCGCGAAGGAAGAAGCGGTTCTGTCGACCTATCAGCAGCAATATGGTTTTGACCGCATCGATCTGATGATCGACTGGGGCTGGTTCCACTTCCTGACCTGGCCGATGTTCAAGCTGCTGACGTTCCTCAACGGCATTATCGGCAATTTCGGTCTCGCCATTCTGGCGGTGACCATCATCATCAAGGCGATCTTCTTCCCGCTCGCCAGCCGGTCCTATGCCTCGATGGCCGCCATGCGCCGCGTGCAGCCTGAGATGAAGTCGATCCAGGAACGGTTCAAGGAAGACCGCCCGGCCCAGCAGCAGGCGATGATGGAGCTTTACCGCAAGGAAAAGATCAATCCGCTCTCGGGCTGCTGGCCCATCCTGATCCAGATCCCGGTGTTCTTTTCGCTCTACACCGTCATCTTTATCAGCCTTGAAATGCGCCATGCGCCGTTCTTCGGCTGGATTCAGGATCTGGCGGCGCCCGATCCGACCAATATCTTCACCCTGTTCGGCCTGATCCCGTGGGATCCGACCATGGCGCCGTTCGTTGGCAGCTTCCTGCATCTGGGCGTGTGGCCCGTGATCATGGGCATCACCATGTGGGTGCAGATGAAGCTCAACCCGCCGCCGCCCGATCCGACCCAGGCGATGATCTTCAATTGGATGCCGGTGATCTTCACCTTCATGCTGGGCACGTTCCCCGCTGGTTTGGTGATCTACTGGGCCTGGAACAATACCCTGTCGGTCACCCAGCAGTGGTTCATCATGAAGCGCCATGGCGCGGAAGTGAACCTGTTCGGCAATATCATCGACAGCTTCAAGCGCAAGCCCAAGCCGGCCGAGACGACCAAGTCCTGA
- a CDS encoding TetR/AcrR family transcriptional regulator: protein MSVEQISARRESGDDRRLAIAAAARAIIVEKGLEGLRTRDIAARVGINVATLHYHVPSKEALIALVAETLRDDFKAQALRQNRQGKTALQVLRLEFDDFREIVNDMPDLSIVLTEMVERARRDPVIAEIITPLYDFWRLQFVEIFRRGVEDGSFRNDIDPAAAALITTGALSDYWRQWTSFRASLDQVLGELERAFVLNSVSPQG from the coding sequence ATGAGTGTGGAACAGATCAGCGCCAGGCGCGAAAGCGGCGATGACCGGCGGCTAGCCATTGCGGCGGCGGCGCGGGCCATTATCGTCGAAAAAGGGCTTGAGGGCCTGCGCACCCGCGATATCGCTGCCCGCGTCGGCATCAATGTCGCGACCCTGCATTATCATGTGCCCTCCAAGGAGGCGCTGATCGCGCTGGTCGCCGAGACACTGCGCGACGATTTCAAGGCGCAGGCATTGCGGCAGAACCGCCAGGGCAAGACGGCGCTGCAAGTGCTGCGGCTGGAATTTGACGACTTCCGCGAAATCGTCAATGACATGCCCGACCTCAGCATCGTGTTGACCGAGATGGTGGAGCGCGCCCGGCGCGACCCGGTCATCGCCGAGATCATCACCCCGCTCTACGATTTCTGGCGGCTGCAATTTGTCGAAATATTTCGCCGCGGTGTCGAAGACGGCTCGTTCCGAAACGACATTGATCCAGCGGCCGCAGCCCTGATCACCACCGGCGCCTTGTCCGACTATTGGCGTCAGTGGACTTCATTCCGCGCCTCGCTCGACCAGGTTCTGGGCGAGTTGGAGCGCGCCTTCGTACTCAACTCCGTTTCTCCTCAAGGATGA
- a CDS encoding sigma-70 family RNA polymerase sigma factor, translating to MAMQAPSQEVADLISRCALRDRAAFRSLYDRTSAKLFGVVLRILKDRSEAEEAVQEVYVKIWQRADRYVAGDTSPISWLVAVARNHALDILRARRPRADDIDVALEIPDAGPSPERATADIQERGRIERCLATLEPERAEAVRGAYLDGYSYDELAQRYAVPLNTMRTWLRRSLLKLRECLTA from the coding sequence ATGGCCATGCAGGCCCCCAGCCAGGAGGTCGCCGACCTGATATCGCGCTGCGCCCTGCGGGATCGCGCCGCCTTCCGCTCCCTCTATGACCGCACCAGCGCGAAACTCTTCGGGGTCGTGCTGCGTATCTTGAAAGACCGATCGGAAGCCGAAGAGGCTGTTCAGGAGGTCTATGTCAAAATCTGGCAACGGGCCGACCGCTATGTGGCGGGCGATACTAGCCCGATCAGCTGGCTCGTGGCGGTGGCGCGCAATCATGCGCTCGACATTCTGCGCGCCCGTCGGCCCAGGGCCGACGATATCGACGTGGCGCTGGAAATCCCCGATGCCGGCCCGTCACCGGAACGGGCGACGGCCGATATCCAGGAGCGTGGGCGGATCGAGCGGTGCCTCGCCACACTCGAGCCCGAACGGGCCGAGGCCGTGCGGGGGGCGTATCTGGATGGCTACAGCTATGACGAGCTGGCGCAGCGCTATGCCGTGCCTTTGAATACGATGCGAACCTGGCTCCGCCGGAGCCTTTTGAAGCTAAGAGAGTGTCTGACGGCATGA
- a CDS encoding type 1 glutamine amidotransferase: MKLTIIQTGDVPVPLRGQFGPYAKMFERMFDQSGQAFSQDVVAVSDGAPFPELGPVEGIVITGSAAGVYDDLPWLDPLRDFIRRAYEARTPMLGICFGHQIMADALGGDVRKSDKGWGLGRHTYAVTSRPGFMRAAPAALSVACSHQDQVIVPPKDAEVILASDFTPNAGLAYRNGAALSFQPHPEFLDDYTIALAELRRGKAPDALVDKAVASVATPSDSKDVAGYIGQFFVGR; this comes from the coding sequence ATGAAACTCACCATCATCCAGACCGGCGACGTGCCTGTGCCGCTGCGCGGCCAGTTCGGGCCCTATGCCAAAATGTTCGAGCGCATGTTCGACCAGAGCGGGCAGGCGTTTTCCCAGGACGTGGTGGCGGTGTCCGATGGCGCGCCGTTCCCTGAACTGGGTCCGGTGGAAGGCATTGTCATCACCGGCTCGGCGGCGGGCGTCTACGACGATCTGCCTTGGCTCGATCCGCTGCGCGATTTCATTCGCCGGGCCTATGAAGCGCGCACGCCCATGCTGGGGATTTGTTTTGGCCACCAGATCATGGCCGATGCGCTGGGCGGGGATGTGCGCAAGTCCGACAAGGGCTGGGGCCTGGGCCGCCACACCTATGCGGTAACCAGCCGCCCCGGTTTCATGCGCGCGGCGCCCGCTGCTTTGTCGGTGGCCTGCTCGCACCAGGATCAGGTGATCGTGCCACCCAAGGACGCCGAGGTGATCCTGGCCTCCGATTTCACGCCCAATGCGGGCCTCGCTTATCGCAATGGCGCGGCGCTAAGCTTCCAGCCGCATCCCGAATTCCTCGATGACTACACTATCGCCCTGGCCGAACTCCGGCGCGGCAAGGCGCCCGACGCGCTGGTGGACAAGGCCGTGGCCTCGGTCGCGACGCCCTCCGACAGCAAGGATGTGGCAGGCTATATCGGGCAGTTTTTCGTGGGGCGGTAG